In Mycobacterium sp. Aquia_213, the sequence GGTGACGCCGACCGCCGGAATCTTCACCTCGGTATTCGCCCCGAGCGTGCCGCCCATCTGTTCCTCGTCGACGTTGTCGGCGACGATCATCGCCACGGCGCCGTGCTGCGCCGCGGCGTCCTCCTTCTGCGCGAACGGGCAGGTGCCGCGGTCCACCAGGACCACCGCGCCCTTGGCCGGAAGGTTGTCGTAATCCGATGCCGCGCAGCCCAGGCCATTGCCCGTCGACACCGCCAGCAACGGCCCGCTCACACCGTTGGCTCCGGTGCCGAGGCTGAACTCGAGCGCGTGCGCCTCGACGGTCTTACCGCCGACTGTCACCGCGGGCTTCTCGGCGTGAAAAACCCGGGCCGAAAACTCGGGTGTCTGCACATCGAAACCGCTGTCGCGCAACGTGTTAACCACATAATCGACGCTGGCTTCGTAGCCGGGTGTGCCCACCGCCCGGGTGCCGTTGTTGGCGTTGGCGATGTCTTGAAGCTTTGTCAGGTGCGCCATCATCGCATCTGCCGTGACCTTGTTGTGCACCGTGCTGGCGAACTCCGCCGCGGCGGGATCGCTCGCCGGCTGGGAGTTCGCCGACCGGTGCAAGCACCCGGTCAACACTGCGGCGAGCGCGACCGCGGCGACCATCGCCGCCAGCGTTCGGGATTTGTTCACCATCGCGCCCAAGGTTAGACGCCCGTCGCGCGTCAGCGCACTCGGCTCACCGCGGCGTGAGGTCAGACATACAGCCCGCTGAAGGGGGCAAACGGAATGTTGCGCACCACAAACCAAACCGATACCAACGACAGCGCCACCATGGCCGACCAGCGCTGGTGTTGCCAGCTCCTGATCCGCCGGCCCGTCACCCGGCCGTAGGTCCAGACCAGGTACGCCCATACCAACAGCACGACCGCCGCCAAGCCCAACGCGTTGAACCTGGCGGCGGCCATCAAGTTGCCG encodes:
- a CDS encoding DUF2752 domain-containing protein, giving the protein MVAASTTLVCAATWVGDPTTPGGPLPVCPTKALLGIDCPGCGSLRMLYSLLHGNLMAAARFNALGLAAVVLLVWAYLVWTYGRVTGRRIRSWQHQRWSAMVALSLVSVWFVVRNIPFAPFSGLYV